From one Candidatus Rhodoluna planktonica genomic stretch:
- a CDS encoding histidinol-phosphate transaminase, whose translation MANLQDLPIRDDLKGQEPYGAPQLAVPVSLNVNENTHRIPEAVAIDIVERVAAAVLNINRYPDREFMGLRTALAKYLGLGLTPEQIWAANGSNEVLQHIFQAFGGPGRKAMGFAPTYSMYELIAKGSQTEYVKGTRLERYELSAQSVREQILELKPNIVLVCSPNNPTGTPVTLDIIEAAYEAISEATGGVLVVDEAYAEFAGNTEVSAISLLPGRERLLISRTMSKAFAFAGARVGYLAADTAVVDAMRLVRLPYHLSAFTQAAAEAALAHASEMLAMVDEIRLQRDRLVIELSRMKLEPYRSDANFVLFGGLSDPGAVFEALLAKGILVRNVGLPGTLRVTAGTASETTAFLEALEEILQDPQQYASR comes from the coding sequence GTGGCTAATCTTCAAGACCTCCCAATCCGCGACGACCTAAAGGGGCAAGAGCCCTATGGGGCACCCCAACTGGCTGTCCCAGTTTCACTCAACGTGAACGAAAACACGCACCGAATTCCCGAGGCAGTTGCTATCGACATCGTCGAAAGAGTTGCCGCCGCGGTTCTCAACATAAACCGCTATCCAGATCGCGAATTCATGGGTTTGCGCACAGCCCTGGCCAAATATTTGGGCTTGGGCCTAACCCCAGAACAAATTTGGGCCGCCAACGGTTCAAACGAGGTCTTACAGCACATCTTTCAGGCCTTCGGCGGGCCGGGTCGAAAGGCGATGGGTTTCGCCCCTACCTACTCGATGTACGAGTTAATTGCCAAAGGCTCGCAAACCGAATACGTCAAAGGTACGCGTCTCGAACGCTATGAACTCTCTGCCCAGTCCGTGCGAGAGCAAATCCTTGAGCTAAAACCAAATATTGTCCTAGTCTGTTCACCAAATAACCCCACTGGCACTCCAGTCACCCTAGACATCATCGAAGCTGCTTACGAGGCAATCTCTGAGGCAACCGGTGGTGTTTTGGTGGTCGATGAAGCATATGCAGAATTCGCCGGAAACACTGAAGTGTCAGCAATTTCCCTGTTGCCCGGGCGTGAAAGATTGCTCATCAGTCGCACCATGAGCAAAGCTTTTGCCTTTGCCGGCGCCCGTGTCGGTTACCTCGCTGCCGATACTGCTGTGGTTGACGCCATGCGATTGGTGCGTTTGCCTTATCACCTAAGTGCTTTTACTCAAGCAGCAGCTGAGGCTGCGCTAGCGCACGCAAGCGAAATGCTGGCCATGGTCGATGAGATTCGTCTGCAGCGCGATCGTTTGGTGATTGAACTTAGCCGCATGAAACTCGAACCGTACCGATCCGACGCAAACTTCGTGTTATTCGGTGGCTTGAGCGATCCAGGTGCAGTTTTCGAAGCTCTGCTAGCCAAGGGAATCTTGGTTCGAAATGTTGGCCTTCCCGGCACTTTGCGAGTAACTGCCGGAACGGCTAGCGAAACCACAGCATTTCTGGAGGCTCTTGAGGAGATTCTTCAGGATCCTCAGCAGTATGCCAGCCGCTAA
- a CDS encoding cell division suppressor protein YneA: MSAFISTTRISRPTQRAVVLNRSGRKFVRTAIVLAVLSTSLFGFVGQATAGSESSQAQFTYVTVSAGETLWQLAERVAPNTDPREWIAQVVSLNGLTDNQVHPGQQIAIP, from the coding sequence ATGTCTGCATTCATCTCAACAACGCGCATTTCCCGTCCAACCCAGCGTGCCGTGGTTCTAAACCGTTCCGGTCGCAAGTTCGTTCGCACCGCAATTGTTTTGGCTGTGCTTTCCACTAGTCTTTTTGGTTTTGTTGGTCAGGCAACTGCTGGTAGCGAATCAAGCCAGGCCCAGTTCACCTACGTCACGGTTTCTGCCGGTGAAACACTTTGGCAGTTGGCCGAGCGAGTTGCCCCAAACACCGATCCTCGCGAATGGATCGCGCAGGTGGTAAGCCTCAACGGCCTAACCGACAACCAGGTTCACCCCGGGCAGCAAATCGCTATTCCTTAG
- the infC gene encoding translation initiation factor IF-3, which produces MVLDVATYVTSKEQQISDPRINERIRVPEVRLVGAGGEQIGVVRIEDALRMAQEQDLDLVEVAPMSKPPVAKLMDFGKFKYEAAQKVREARKNQVNTVLKTVRFGLKIDAHDYGTKRGQIEKFLKAGDKVRVLVVFRGREQSRPEMGIKLLQKLAEEVAEFGAIESNPSIDGRNMVMVIGPLKNKADAKAEAKKAAQKAATESESATTTDAE; this is translated from the coding sequence ATGGTCTTAGACGTGGCCACTTATGTCACGTCAAAGGAGCAACAGATCAGCGATCCACGTATCAATGAGCGAATCCGCGTCCCCGAGGTGCGCCTCGTCGGAGCAGGCGGAGAGCAGATTGGTGTTGTCCGTATTGAAGATGCCTTGCGCATGGCGCAAGAGCAGGACCTCGATCTAGTCGAGGTGGCACCAATGTCGAAACCACCGGTTGCAAAACTGATGGATTTCGGAAAGTTCAAATATGAGGCAGCCCAAAAAGTTCGTGAAGCACGAAAAAATCAAGTCAACACGGTTCTAAAGACCGTTCGTTTCGGCCTAAAGATTGATGCTCACGACTACGGCACCAAACGTGGTCAGATTGAAAAATTCCTGAAGGCTGGCGACAAGGTACGCGTGCTCGTGGTTTTCCGCGGACGTGAGCAGTCCCGCCCAGAGATGGGTATCAAGCTGCTACAGAAACTTGCCGAAGAAGTTGCCGAGTTTGGCGCCATCGAATCGAATCCTTCGATCGACGGACGAAACATGGTGATGGTTATCGGGCCACTAAAAAACAAGGCTGATGCAAAAGCAGAAGCAAAGAAGGCAGCCCAAAAGGCTGCAACAGAAAGCGAATCAGCAACCACAACGGACGCTGAGTAG
- a CDS encoding SseB family protein, whose protein sequence is MQSHENPLINPDPLRDSAGVPWQGRSFEVNPFADDDGSADPNLLSALKRFHSKAASSSAVVDALRDARLLVPLLAAIGDFEIGAHGHAVDKSAELSVVTVEGPDGQRVLPVFSSAATMSAWNPKARPVPTDSVRVMLAAASEGTNRVVLDPGSEFEFAIRRPAIAAVAQGLPWQHPAESERIASAFRDAVDQIAEINDFTLQNGDEFSKLAGPEVILVLQLVPGLGRSELDGVLKRLAENLAKSEEIANLLDSMTIKLRS, encoded by the coding sequence ATGCAATCACACGAAAATCCGCTGATAAACCCTGATCCGCTCAGAGATTCAGCTGGAGTTCCGTGGCAGGGGCGCTCATTCGAGGTCAATCCATTTGCTGATGACGACGGCTCAGCTGATCCCAATTTGCTCTCAGCACTTAAGCGATTTCACTCCAAAGCTGCCAGCTCCAGCGCTGTAGTTGATGCATTGCGCGATGCGCGGTTACTAGTTCCTCTTTTGGCAGCAATTGGCGATTTTGAAATTGGTGCTCACGGGCACGCCGTTGACAAGTCAGCTGAGTTATCCGTCGTTACCGTCGAAGGACCAGACGGTCAGCGGGTTTTACCGGTTTTTAGTTCGGCTGCGACAATGTCGGCTTGGAACCCTAAAGCTCGGCCTGTGCCAACCGATTCGGTGAGAGTTATGTTGGCGGCGGCAAGTGAGGGCACAAACCGAGTGGTGCTGGATCCCGGTTCAGAATTTGAATTTGCCATTCGCAGACCGGCCATTGCCGCCGTGGCTCAGGGCCTACCCTGGCAGCATCCTGCAGAAAGCGAGCGGATTGCTTCGGCATTTCGGGATGCTGTCGATCAGATTGCTGAGATAAACGACTTCACCTTGCAAAACGGGGATGAGTTTTCGAAATTGGCCGGGCCAGAAGTAATTTTAGTGCTTCAACTTGTCCCTGGTCTGGGTCGAAGCGAACTCGACGGAGTTCTCAAGCGACTAGCCGAAAACTTAGCAAAGAGCGAAGAAATCGCAAATCTTCTCGATTCAATGACCATCAAGTTGCGGTCGTAG
- the priA gene encoding bifunctional 1-(5-phosphoribosyl)-5-((5-phosphoribosylamino)methylideneamino)imidazole-4-carboxamide isomerase/phosphoribosylanthranilate isomerase PriA, with the protein MYPYLELLPAVDIADGKAVRLTQGEAGSETDYGSPVEAAQTWINAGAEWIHLVDLDAAFGRGENREIIREVVANSGSVKIELSGGIRDDSSLDAALEAGATRVNLGTAALENPVWTESVIQKYGDAIAVGLDVRGTTLAARGWTQEGGDLWEVLARLEAAGCARYVVTDVTKDGTLRGPNLELLRAVMLRTSKPVVASGGISSLDDIRDLRALCELGLEGAILGKSLYAGKFTLPEALAIASAR; encoded by the coding sequence TTGTATCCCTACCTAGAACTTTTGCCCGCCGTTGACATCGCCGATGGAAAGGCGGTTCGCCTGACCCAAGGAGAAGCGGGGTCAGAAACCGACTATGGTAGCCCCGTCGAGGCTGCGCAAACATGGATTAATGCGGGTGCTGAATGGATTCACCTAGTTGACTTGGATGCTGCGTTTGGCCGAGGTGAGAATCGCGAAATAATTCGCGAGGTGGTGGCCAACTCAGGCTCGGTAAAAATCGAATTATCCGGTGGTATCCGCGACGATTCCTCGCTTGATGCAGCGTTGGAGGCCGGTGCCACTCGAGTCAATTTGGGAACCGCCGCTTTAGAAAATCCAGTGTGGACTGAGAGCGTTATCCAGAAGTACGGCGATGCAATCGCTGTCGGGTTAGATGTTCGAGGCACCACCCTTGCGGCTCGAGGATGGACCCAAGAAGGCGGCGACCTTTGGGAGGTATTGGCTCGCCTCGAAGCTGCCGGCTGTGCTCGCTATGTAGTGACCGATGTCACCAAAGATGGTACCTTGCGTGGCCCTAACCTCGAACTGTTGCGAGCTGTGATGCTGCGGACCAGCAAGCCGGTGGTTGCCTCCGGCGGAATCAGCTCACTTGACGACATTCGCGATTTGCGTGCACTTTGTGAGCTAGGCCTAGAGGGCGCGATTTTGGGTAAGTCTCTGTACGCCGGCAAGTTCACATTGCCAGAAGCCCTTGCCATCGCGTCGGCGCGCTAA
- the hisH gene encoding imidazole glycerol phosphate synthase subunit HisH — translation MTKPHVVVLDYGSGNVHSVVKAVAAAGASVELTSDRERALHADGLIVPGVGAFAAVMQQLNNVRGAELIERRLIANKPVLGICVGLQVMFENGVEHGVETEGLGQWPGLVEQLNAPVLPHIGWNTVDAADNSKLFAGIENERFYFVHSYGVTKWLLDAQGPLHPARVTWANYGEPFVAAVENGPLAATQFHPEKSGEAGIKLLNNWISNF, via the coding sequence GTGACCAAACCTCACGTAGTAGTTCTTGATTACGGAAGCGGTAACGTTCACTCTGTTGTAAAGGCCGTTGCGGCTGCCGGGGCATCGGTAGAGCTTACCTCTGATCGCGAACGCGCCCTTCATGCCGATGGCCTCATCGTGCCCGGTGTTGGTGCCTTCGCGGCAGTAATGCAGCAACTAAACAATGTTCGCGGCGCCGAGCTAATCGAACGTCGCCTGATTGCGAATAAACCGGTTCTCGGCATCTGTGTTGGTCTCCAGGTCATGTTTGAAAACGGCGTCGAACACGGTGTAGAAACTGAAGGTTTGGGGCAGTGGCCAGGATTGGTTGAGCAATTGAACGCCCCGGTGCTTCCACACATTGGCTGGAACACAGTCGATGCCGCAGACAATTCGAAGCTTTTTGCCGGAATTGAGAACGAGCGTTTCTACTTTGTGCACTCGTATGGCGTAACCAAGTGGCTGCTCGATGCTCAGGGGCCACTGCACCCGGCAAGAGTGACTTGGGCAAACTACGGCGAACCTTTTGTGGCGGCTGTTGAAAATGGCCCTCTGGCTGCGACGCAATTTCACCCCGAAAAATCGGGCGAAGCCGGCATCAAACTGTTAAATAACTGGATCAGCAATTTTTAG
- the lexA gene encoding transcriptional repressor LexA produces MRSSVEDKKNTRRSNSLSTMQERILQAILRSKADRGYVPSMREIGEEVGLASPASVSHQLNQLELAGYISRDPKRPRTIDVLIELPGWESQDSSAPDNVTPIGDAAMVPMVGRIAAGGPITAEQNVEEIFPLPRQLVGKGDLFLLKVVGESMIDAAICDGDWVVVRQQQTAENGDIVAALLEEEATVKTFKQQDGHTWLLPRNSAFAPILGDHAVILGKVVAVLRSV; encoded by the coding sequence ATGAGGTCGAGCGTGGAAGACAAGAAAAACACACGACGCTCCAACTCGCTAAGTACCATGCAAGAGCGAATTTTGCAGGCAATTCTGCGGTCCAAGGCCGACCGAGGTTACGTTCCTAGCATGCGCGAGATCGGCGAAGAGGTCGGGCTCGCCTCGCCGGCTTCGGTAAGTCATCAGCTAAATCAGCTTGAGCTAGCCGGCTACATCAGCCGCGACCCTAAGCGACCTCGAACCATAGATGTATTGATCGAGCTTCCCGGCTGGGAATCCCAAGATTCATCAGCGCCCGATAACGTCACTCCAATTGGCGATGCCGCAATGGTGCCAATGGTCGGGCGCATCGCAGCTGGTGGTCCAATTACGGCAGAGCAAAATGTCGAAGAAATCTTCCCGCTCCCCCGCCAATTAGTCGGCAAGGGCGACCTGTTCTTACTCAAGGTAGTCGGAGAGTCGATGATCGATGCGGCTATTTGCGACGGTGACTGGGTTGTGGTGCGGCAACAGCAAACCGCTGAAAACGGCGACATTGTTGCCGCGCTGCTCGAAGAAGAAGCAACCGTAAAAACTTTCAAGCAACAAGACGGACACACCTGGTTGTTGCCCAGAAACTCAGCATTTGCGCCAATTCTGGGCGATCATGCCGTGATTTTGGGCAAAGTGGTTGCCGTTTTGCGTTCGGTCTAA
- a CDS encoding DUF1844 domain-containing protein yields MADFKDVENELRDIAEVPAVEVITTTAVHLMSAAAVQCGLGEDGHKGDLDEARKLINALAGLVTASAAEIGDHHARPLRDGLRSLQLAFREASAIKDAPGAGPGEKYTGPVN; encoded by the coding sequence ATGGCCGATTTCAAAGATGTAGAAAATGAACTTCGCGACATTGCGGAGGTGCCTGCCGTCGAGGTAATCACTACAACCGCCGTGCACCTGATGAGCGCAGCCGCTGTTCAATGCGGCCTGGGTGAAGATGGCCACAAAGGCGATTTGGATGAGGCCAGAAAACTCATCAACGCTCTTGCCGGCCTAGTTACGGCATCGGCTGCAGAAATTGGTGACCACCACGCCAGACCATTGCGCGATGGCTTGCGCTCACTGCAACTTGCTTTCAGAGAAGCCTCGGCAATCAAGGATGCACCCGGCGCAGGCCCCGGCGAAAAATATACCGGCCCGGTCAACTAG
- the hisB gene encoding imidazoleglycerol-phosphate dehydratase HisB, with protein sequence MTRVAKLERKTSESSIELEIDLDGTGKSSIQTTVPFFDHLLTAFAKHSLVDLTVKASGDTHIDVHHTVEDTAIVLGQAIRIALGDKTKIGRYGDATVPLDDALVRAVVDVSGRPYLVHDGEPAGFEFHLIGGHFTGSMVRHVFEAIAFNAAITMHINVLAGRDPHHIAEAEFKAFARAFRKAVEYDQRVDGIPSTKGAL encoded by the coding sequence ATGACCCGCGTCGCAAAGTTAGAACGTAAAACTTCAGAATCAAGCATTGAGCTTGAAATCGATTTGGACGGCACCGGCAAATCTTCGATTCAAACAACCGTGCCTTTCTTTGACCATTTGTTAACTGCTTTCGCCAAACACTCTCTGGTTGATTTGACTGTAAAGGCCAGCGGCGACACCCACATCGACGTGCACCACACCGTTGAAGACACAGCCATCGTGCTGGGGCAGGCTATCCGAATCGCACTAGGCGACAAAACCAAAATTGGTCGCTACGGCGATGCCACTGTTCCGCTAGACGACGCGCTAGTGCGAGCCGTAGTTGATGTCTCGGGTCGGCCCTACCTGGTTCACGATGGTGAACCTGCGGGTTTTGAGTTCCACCTGATTGGCGGGCACTTCACCGGCTCGATGGTGCGCCATGTTTTTGAAGCAATCGCATTCAACGCGGCAATTACAATGCACATCAATGTCTTGGCCGGTCGCGATCCACATCACATCGCCGAAGCCGAATTCAAGGCTTTTGCTCGCGCTTTTCGCAAGGCTGTCGAGTATGACCAGCGCGTCGATGGCATACCGTCAACTAAAGGCGCTCTGTGA